The region GCGGTGACGATCGTCAGGACCGTGAAGGCCAGCAGCACCGGCCGGCGGCCGATACGGTCCGACAACGCGCCCGCGAGCGGCAGCCAGACCAGGTTCGACAAACCGATACAGACGGTAACGACGAGCGTATCGATCGACGACAGCTTCAGCACTTCTTTACCGAAAGTCGGCGTGTAGGCCGTGATCATGTAGAACGACACGGTGGTCATGATGACCATGCCCATACCGCCCAGCACGATGCCCCAGTTCGCGGCCATCGTCTTCATGATCTCGCCCATGCTCGGATGATGTTTGCGCGCCTTGAATTCCTCGGTTTCCTGCAACGAACGGCGGATCAGGAACAGGAACGGCACGATCAGGCAGCCGATCAGGAACGGCACGCGCCAGCCCCAGGCCGTCATCTGGTCAGCCGGCAACCACTTGTTCAGGAACACGCCAATCAGCGCGGCGAACACCACGGCGACCTGCTGGCTGCCCGACTGCCATGCGCAATAGAAGCCCTTGTTGCCCTTGGTGGCGATCTCGGACAGATAGACCGACACACCACCCAGTTCGACCCCGGCGGAGAACCCCTGCAGCAACCGGCCGAGCAGCACGAGCACCGGGGCAAGCACGCCGATGGTCGCATAACCTGGAATCGCGGCGACCGTCAGGGTGCCGAGCGCCATCAGGCCGAGGGTGAGGATCAGGCCTTTGCGACGGCCGTGATGGTCGATGTAGGCGCCCAGCACGATTGCGCCAAGCGGGCGCATCAGGAAGCCCGCGCCGAACACCGACAGCGACAGCATCAGCGAGGCGAATTCGTTGCCGCTGGGGAAATAGGTCTTGGCAATCGCGGAAGCGTAGTAGCCGTAGACCATAAAGTCGTACATCTCAAGAAAGTTGCCGCTGACCACGCGGAAAACTGTCTTGACCTTGGATTCTTTGGATGAGGAAGCGGCGTGTGACGCAGTAGACATGACATTCTCTGATTAGCCCGTCGCCACACAGACTGGCGGCGCTCGGGCAGTTGAAACGATCCACTGCGTTTGGCAAGCGGATGCCACGGGCAACTTATTAGAACGCGCCGGGGGCGCTGCATTCTCATGCCGAATACTTTCGCGCGGTATCAGGGTAAACGTTGTGAAATACCCGGAGCCCGCAACACGTAATGTTACCGTTCATGGCAATGTCGTGCATTTCATACGGTTTCATTACGGACAACGCCGGCTCGCCCTTGCGCTAAACTTTTTGCAGACAGGCCATTCCCGTTGACCACCATCCCGATGCAAACCTCCAGCGTACTTTCGCTGCGCCCTGCGACTCTCGCGGATGCAGCGCTGATCGCCTCGATTCATAGCGCCAGCTGGCAGGCTACCTATCGCGGCCTCCTGCCGGACGCATTCCTCGACGGCGAAGTGACGCCGGAACGCGCCGCCTATTGGGAAGCGCGCCTGCGCGCACCGGGCGGCGAGCGCCGTATCGTCCTGATCGCCGAACTCGCGGGCGAGCCGATCGGTTTCGTCTGCGTCGAACGGCAACCGGAGTCCGCGTGGGGTGTCCTGCTCGACAACCTGCATGCGTTGCCCGCGCACCAGGGCATCGGCGCAGGCAAGCTGTTGATGCGTGCAGCCGAAGACTGGGCTCGCGCGCAAGGCGAGACGCAGCTGTACCTGTACGTGCTCGAAGGCAACACAGCGGCGATCGGCT is a window of Paraburkholderia phytofirmans OLGA172 DNA encoding:
- a CDS encoding GNAT family N-acetyltransferase, with amino-acid sequence MQTSSVLSLRPATLADAALIASIHSASWQATYRGLLPDAFLDGEVTPERAAYWEARLRAPGGERRIVLIAELAGEPIGFVCVERQPESAWGVLLDNLHALPAHQGIGAGKLLMRAAEDWARAQGETQLYLYVLEGNTAAIGFYERQGWQFAGAEPDHMGGVDITALRYVYWLDR
- a CDS encoding MFS transporter, with product MSTASHAASSSKESKVKTVFRVVSGNFLEMYDFMVYGYYASAIAKTYFPSGNEFASLMLSLSVFGAGFLMRPLGAIVLGAYIDHHGRRKGLILTLGLMALGTLTVAAIPGYATIGVLAPVLVLLGRLLQGFSAGVELGGVSVYLSEIATKGNKGFYCAWQSGSQQVAVVFAALIGVFLNKWLPADQMTAWGWRVPFLIGCLIVPFLFLIRRSLQETEEFKARKHHPSMGEIMKTMAANWGIVLGGMGMVIMTTVSFYMITAYTPTFGKEVLKLSSIDTLVVTVCIGLSNLVWLPLAGALSDRIGRRPVLLAFTVLTIVTAYPALQWLVAEPSFARLLAVELWLSFLYGSYNGAMVVALTEVMPVEVRTAGFSLAYSLATTIGGFTPAISTLLIHTTGNKAAPGLFLGVAAICGLIATLALYRTPESRDQYRTA